The following are encoded together in the Bradyrhizobium sp. CCGUVB1N3 genome:
- a CDS encoding ABC transporter substrate-binding protein, producing the protein MFGRHRLSWVTTLAAVAGLVAAMPARAEDTVKVGLILPMTGGQASTGKQIENAIKLYMQQKGDTVAGKKVEIILKDDAAIPDKTKTAAQELIVNDKVNFIAGFGVTPAALAAAPLATQAKIPEVVMAAGTSIITERSPYIVRTSFTLAQSSTIVGDWAVKNGIKKVATLTSDYAPGNDALNFFKEHFVAGGGEVVEEVKTPLANPDFAPFLQRMKDAKPDAIFVFVPAGQGGNFMKQYAERGLDKAGIKVIGPGDVTDDDLLNNMGDAVLGTVTAHLYSAAHPSPMNKDFVAAYKKAFGNRPGFMAVSGYDGIHLIYEALKKTNGDTDGTKLIEAMKGQKWESPRGPISIDPETRDIVQNIYIRKVEKVDGELYNVEFQTFEAVKDLGKTKK; encoded by the coding sequence ATGTTCGGACGTCACAGATTGTCATGGGTCACCACGCTCGCGGCCGTCGCAGGCCTCGTGGCTGCCATGCCTGCCAGGGCGGAAGATACCGTGAAGGTCGGCCTGATTCTGCCGATGACCGGCGGCCAGGCCTCGACCGGCAAGCAGATCGAGAACGCGATCAAGCTCTACATGCAGCAGAAGGGCGACACCGTCGCCGGCAAGAAGGTCGAGATCATCCTCAAGGATGACGCCGCGATCCCGGACAAGACGAAGACCGCCGCGCAGGAGCTGATCGTCAACGACAAGGTCAATTTCATCGCCGGCTTCGGCGTGACGCCGGCGGCGCTTGCCGCGGCGCCGCTCGCGACGCAAGCCAAGATTCCGGAAGTCGTGATGGCGGCCGGCACCTCGATCATCACCGAGCGCTCGCCCTATATCGTGCGCACCAGCTTCACTCTGGCGCAGTCCTCCACGATCGTCGGCGACTGGGCGGTGAAGAACGGCATCAAGAAGGTCGCGACGCTGACCTCGGACTACGCGCCAGGCAATGACGCGCTCAACTTCTTCAAGGAGCATTTTGTCGCCGGCGGCGGCGAGGTGGTCGAAGAGGTCAAGACGCCGCTCGCCAATCCCGACTTCGCTCCGTTTCTCCAGCGCATGAAGGACGCAAAACCCGACGCGATCTTCGTGTTCGTGCCGGCCGGCCAGGGCGGCAACTTCATGAAGCAGTATGCTGAACGCGGCCTCGACAAGGCCGGCATCAAGGTGATCGGACCGGGCGACGTCACCGACGACGACCTCCTCAACAACATGGGCGATGCCGTGCTCGGCACCGTGACCGCGCATCTCTACTCTGCGGCGCATCCCTCGCCGATGAACAAGGATTTCGTTGCGGCCTACAAGAAGGCCTTCGGCAACCGGCCGGGCTTCATGGCCGTGAGCGGCTATGACGGCATCCATTTGATCTACGAGGCGCTGAAGAAGACGAATGGCGACACCGACGGCACCAAGCTGATCGAGGCGATGAAGGGGCAGAAGTGGGAGAGCCCGCGCGGCCCGATCTCGATCGATCCGGAGACCCGCGACATCGTGCAAAACATCTACATCCGCAAGGTCGAGAAGGTCGACGGTGAGCTCTACAACGTCGAATTCCAAACGTTCGAAGCCGTCAAGGATCTCGGTAAGACCAAGAAGTGA
- a CDS encoding branched-chain amino acid ABC transporter permease, protein MTAILTNLFDGVAYGMLLFVLACGLAVTLGLMNFVNLAHGAFAMTGGYICAVLVNQQGWPFFAALPLAFVSAAVIGIALERTLYRHLYTRSHLDQVLFTIGLTFMSVAAVDYVMGSSRVFINLPAALQGQFDLFGVGIGRYRLMIIIICGLLTIALQLVLAKTRFGSRLRAAVDDPRAASGLGINVPQVFAFTFAFGCGLAGLGGALSAEILGLDPYFPLKFMIYFLIVVTVGGSSSITGPFLASLLLGIGDVAGKYYVPKMGPFVIYTMMIVILIWRPNGLFGRTAAR, encoded by the coding sequence ATGACCGCAATCCTCACCAACCTGTTCGATGGCGTTGCCTACGGCATGCTGCTGTTCGTGCTCGCGTGCGGGCTCGCGGTCACGCTCGGCCTGATGAACTTCGTCAATCTCGCTCATGGCGCCTTTGCGATGACCGGCGGCTACATCTGCGCCGTGCTGGTCAACCAGCAGGGTTGGCCGTTCTTCGCAGCACTGCCACTCGCCTTTGTCTCCGCCGCCGTGATCGGCATCGCGCTGGAGCGAACGCTCTACCGCCACCTTTATACGCGCAGCCATCTCGACCAGGTGCTGTTCACGATCGGTTTGACGTTCATGTCGGTCGCCGCCGTCGACTACGTCATGGGATCGTCGCGGGTGTTCATCAATCTGCCGGCGGCGCTCCAGGGCCAGTTCGACTTGTTCGGCGTCGGTATCGGTCGCTACCGCCTGATGATCATCATCATCTGCGGGCTTCTCACCATCGCGCTCCAGCTCGTACTGGCGAAGACCCGCTTTGGCAGCCGCCTGCGCGCTGCCGTTGACGATCCGCGCGCCGCGAGCGGCCTTGGCATCAACGTGCCGCAGGTGTTCGCCTTCACCTTTGCGTTTGGCTGCGGCCTCGCAGGCCTCGGCGGGGCGCTGAGCGCGGAGATCCTCGGGCTCGACCCGTATTTCCCGCTGAAGTTCATGATCTACTTCCTGATCGTGGTCACCGTCGGCGGCTCATCCTCGATTACCGGTCCATTTCTGGCTTCGCTGCTGCTCGGCATTGGCGACGTCGCCGGCAAATATTACGTGCCGAAGATGGGCCCCTTCGTGATCTACACCATGATGATCGTGATCCTGATCTGGCGCCCGAATGGCCTGTTCGGCCGCACGGCTGCGCGTTGA
- a CDS encoding ABC transporter substrate-binding protein encodes MRRRDFTAGLLLATAIRPARAQRGTPQRIAIFHPAIPVGLLTETGGGTAWRAFFGELRRLGYVEGQNLIIERYSAEGHHERYADFAREIVARNPDLIVTGTNPVVVAFKATTSRIPLVAFMLDPLKAGLVASLARPGGNLTGITLDAGIEIWGKRLALLKEAVSQTASVAFLGMRDGWEGSFGQALRDVSSQLGISLVSMVPNIGTTAEIERVFTDMAERRPDAVLITGEGDLYAHRQLIAELALKHRLPTMCPYRDYVDAGGLMAYTVDLAELLRRMAQDVHQILKGAGPGDIPIYQPTKFELLLNLKTAKALGLVLPPALLSNADEMID; translated from the coding sequence ATGAGGCGGCGGGATTTTACGGCCGGTCTGTTGCTTGCCACGGCGATCCGACCCGCGCGGGCACAGCGCGGCACGCCGCAGCGGATTGCGATCTTCCATCCGGCTATCCCCGTTGGTCTCCTGACCGAGACCGGCGGGGGGACGGCGTGGCGCGCGTTTTTCGGAGAGCTCCGTCGGCTGGGCTACGTCGAAGGACAGAATTTGATCATCGAGCGCTATTCCGCCGAGGGGCATCACGAGCGCTATGCTGACTTCGCCCGTGAGATCGTGGCGCGCAATCCGGACTTGATCGTCACCGGGACCAATCCGGTTGTGGTCGCCTTCAAGGCCACGACCAGCAGGATACCGCTTGTGGCGTTCATGCTGGATCCGCTGAAGGCGGGGCTGGTCGCCAGCCTGGCCCGACCCGGCGGTAACCTGACCGGTATTACGCTCGATGCAGGCATCGAAATCTGGGGGAAGCGCCTCGCGTTGCTGAAGGAAGCCGTTTCTCAGACCGCGAGCGTTGCCTTCCTCGGGATGCGTGACGGGTGGGAAGGTTCATTTGGGCAGGCCCTACGCGACGTCAGCAGCCAGTTGGGAATTTCACTGGTCTCGATGGTCCCGAACATCGGGACGACCGCGGAGATCGAGCGTGTCTTCACCGACATGGCCGAGCGACGGCCCGACGCAGTCTTGATTACCGGCGAAGGCGACCTCTACGCTCACCGGCAGCTGATTGCCGAGCTCGCGCTGAAACACCGCTTGCCGACAATGTGTCCCTACCGCGATTACGTCGATGCTGGTGGACTGATGGCCTATACGGTCGACCTCGCGGAATTGCTCAGGCGCATGGCCCAGGACGTGCACCAAATCCTGAAGGGAGCCGGACCCGGCGACATCCCGATTTATCAGCCGACCAAATTCGAACTCCTGCTCAACCTGAAGACGGCCAAAGCGCTCGGCCTCGTCCTGCCACCCGCGCTGCTGTCCAATGCCGACGAGATGATCGACTGA
- the metK gene encoding methionine adenosyltransferase yields MRASYLFTSESVSEGHPDKVCDRISDEIVDLFYREGPKAGIDPWQIRAACETLATTNKVVIAGETRGPASVTNEQIESVVRGAIKDIGYEQEGFHWKTADIEILLHPQSADIAQGVDALQPGEVKEEGAGDQGIMFGYATNETPDLMPAPIFYAHKILRLISEARHSGREKVLGPDSKSQVTVQYENGKPVGVREIVVSHQHLVEGLTSNQVRDIVEPYVREALPKDWINGKTIWHINPTGKFYIGGPDGDSGLTGRKIIVDTYGGAAPHGGGAFSGKDPTKVDRSAAYAARYVAKNIVAAGLADRCTLQLAYAIGVARPLSIYIDTHGTGKVPEDQLEKAAAQAMDLTPRGIRTHLDLNRPIYARTSAYGHFGRTPDNEGGFSWEKTDLVEPLKRAV; encoded by the coding sequence ATGCGAGCGTCCTATCTCTTCACCAGCGAGTCCGTGTCTGAAGGCCATCCGGACAAGGTCTGCGACCGCATCTCCGATGAGATCGTCGATCTGTTCTACCGCGAAGGACCGAAAGCCGGCATTGACCCGTGGCAGATCCGCGCTGCCTGCGAAACGCTTGCGACCACCAACAAGGTCGTGATCGCGGGCGAGACCCGTGGTCCCGCATCGGTCACCAACGAGCAGATCGAAAGCGTCGTGCGCGGCGCGATCAAGGACATCGGCTACGAGCAGGAAGGTTTTCACTGGAAGACCGCGGACATCGAGATCCTCCTGCATCCGCAGTCGGCCGACATCGCGCAGGGCGTCGATGCGCTTCAGCCGGGCGAGGTCAAGGAAGAGGGCGCAGGCGACCAGGGCATCATGTTCGGCTACGCCACCAACGAGACGCCCGACCTGATGCCGGCGCCGATCTTCTACGCCCACAAGATCCTGCGGCTGATCTCCGAAGCACGTCACTCCGGCCGCGAGAAGGTCTTGGGCCCGGACTCCAAGAGCCAGGTCACCGTGCAGTACGAGAACGGCAAGCCGGTCGGCGTGCGCGAGATCGTGGTCTCGCACCAGCACTTGGTCGAAGGACTCACCTCCAACCAGGTGCGCGACATCGTCGAGCCCTATGTGCGCGAGGCGCTGCCGAAGGACTGGATCAACGGCAAGACCATCTGGCACATCAACCCGACCGGCAAGTTCTACATCGGTGGTCCCGACGGCGACTCCGGCCTGACCGGCCGCAAGATCATCGTCGACACCTATGGCGGCGCGGCGCCCCATGGCGGCGGCGCGTTCTCCGGCAAGGATCCGACCAAGGTCGATCGCTCGGCCGCTTACGCCGCGCGCTACGTCGCCAAGAACATCGTCGCGGCCGGCCTCGCTGATCGCTGCACGCTCCAGCTCGCTTACGCCATCGGCGTGGCGCGTCCGCTGTCGATCTACATCGACACCCACGGCACCGGTAAGGTGCCGGAGGATCAACTCGAGAAGGCGGCAGCGCAGGCGATGGATCTGACGCCGCGCGGCATCCGCACCCATCTCGATCTCAACCGTCCGATCTATGCGCGCACCTCGGCCTACGGCCATTTCGGCCGCACGCCCGACAACGAGGGCGGCTTCTCCTGGGAGAAGACCGATCTCGTCGAGCCGCTCAAGCGCGCGGTCTGA
- a CDS encoding cobalamin-independent methionine synthase II family protein yields MQRTKAPFRADEVGSLLRPPKIKEARAKLEKGEISADDLRKIEDMEIEKVVHKQASIGLKLATDGEFRRSWWHFDFLAKLTGCEMFHPDTGIQFAGVETRHDAVRVIGKLDFPDHHPMLDHFKFLKKYADQAHVTAKMTIPSPAVLHFRGGRKAISKDIYPDLDAFYEDLGKTYRKAVKAFYDAGCRYLQFDDTVWAYLCSQDELKKARERGDNPDGLQQTYARIINYALAEKPADMVVTTHVCRGNFRSTWISSGGYEPVAETMLAGTNYDGYFLEYDSDRAGGFEPLRFLPKGNKVVVVGVITSKFGELEKKDDIKRRLEEAAKFAPLEQLALSPQCGFASTEEGNILSEEEQWAKLSLAVEIAKEVWGN; encoded by the coding sequence ATGCAGCGAACCAAAGCCCCCTTCCGCGCCGACGAGGTCGGCAGCCTCCTGCGCCCGCCGAAGATCAAAGAAGCCCGCGCGAAGCTGGAGAAGGGCGAGATTTCGGCCGATGATCTGCGCAAGATCGAGGACATGGAGATCGAGAAGGTCGTGCACAAGCAGGCCTCGATCGGCTTGAAGCTCGCGACCGACGGCGAATTCCGCCGCTCCTGGTGGCATTTCGACTTCCTGGCGAAGCTCACCGGTTGCGAAATGTTCCACCCGGACACGGGCATCCAATTCGCGGGCGTCGAGACGCGGCATGATGCTGTGCGCGTGATTGGCAAGCTCGACTTCCCCGATCACCACCCGATGCTCGACCACTTCAAGTTCCTGAAGAAATATGCCGACCAGGCCCACGTCACCGCCAAGATGACGATTCCCTCGCCGGCGGTGCTGCATTTCCGCGGCGGCCGCAAGGCGATCTCCAAGGACATCTATCCCGATCTCGATGCGTTCTACGAGGACCTCGGCAAGACCTACCGCAAGGCAGTCAAGGCGTTCTACGACGCCGGCTGCCGCTATCTCCAGTTCGACGACACCGTGTGGGCCTATCTCTGCTCACAGGACGAATTGAAGAAGGCGCGCGAGCGCGGCGACAATCCGGATGGTCTCCAGCAGACCTACGCGCGCATCATCAACTACGCGCTGGCCGAGAAGCCCGCGGACATGGTGGTGACGACCCATGTCTGCCGCGGCAATTTCCGCTCGACCTGGATCTCCTCGGGCGGCTACGAGCCGGTCGCCGAGACCATGCTCGCCGGCACCAACTACGACGGCTACTTCCTGGAATATGACTCAGACCGCGCCGGCGGCTTCGAGCCGCTGCGCTTCCTGCCCAAGGGCAACAAGGTCGTCGTGGTCGGCGTCATCACCTCGAAGTTCGGCGAGCTCGAGAAGAAGGACGACATCAAGCGCCGTCTGGAAGAGGCCGCCAAGTTCGCGCCGCTGGAGCAGCTCGCGCTCTCCCCGCAGTGCGGTTTTGCTTCGACGGAGGAAGGCAATATCCTCTCCGAGGAGGAGCAGTGGGCGAAGCTCAGCCTCGCGGTCGAGATCGCCAAGGAAGTGTGGGGTAACTGA
- a CDS encoding retroviral-like aspartic protease family protein has product MAAVLLAALSGVARAGYLDENPDDVFATVYQRIGVLPVQAARDPYVWLRLEELKREPCDQKSIGDLALMLDKLGYRRQAADGLYKFVMNCGAPITALHRSIDIFLKLSDYPKAVEVADEFIRRAPTNHNAHYLRGVALEGTGDYKRALADYSDTIELFGADKKSISSRVFLHMAAAYAALKQFCEATAPINLWVALDPVTRDTSQTQKIISDYESQGNCVASKEFRKESFPLHGQKNVVTVKAQINGVPGVFILDTGASYVSVKSAFANRAKLPDTGSSEITLMTANGQTKAKLSKADKVGLGKLEATNVPIAIQNTDDKSYGAGVDGLLGMSFLSRFEVQMAGGFIEIRTRQPKK; this is encoded by the coding sequence GTGGCCGCGGTTCTCCTTGCGGCACTATCGGGCGTTGCGCGTGCTGGCTACCTAGACGAGAACCCCGACGACGTCTTCGCGACCGTCTATCAGCGCATCGGCGTGCTTCCGGTCCAGGCAGCGCGGGACCCTTATGTCTGGTTGCGCCTCGAAGAGCTGAAGCGCGAGCCGTGCGACCAGAAGAGCATCGGCGATCTCGCTCTCATGCTGGATAAGCTCGGCTATCGGCGACAGGCGGCCGACGGGCTCTACAAATTCGTCATGAACTGCGGCGCGCCCATCACGGCCCTGCACCGCTCGATCGACATCTTTCTGAAACTCAGCGACTATCCCAAGGCCGTCGAAGTCGCCGACGAATTCATCCGGCGCGCACCGACAAACCACAACGCGCACTATCTGCGCGGCGTCGCGCTGGAGGGGACCGGCGACTACAAGCGCGCACTGGCCGACTACTCCGACACGATCGAGCTGTTCGGTGCCGACAAGAAATCAATCTCGAGCCGAGTCTTCCTGCATATGGCCGCTGCCTATGCCGCGCTCAAGCAATTCTGCGAGGCGACGGCGCCGATCAACCTCTGGGTCGCGCTGGATCCAGTAACCCGCGACACCAGTCAGACCCAGAAAATCATCTCCGACTATGAAAGTCAGGGCAACTGCGTCGCATCGAAGGAGTTTCGCAAAGAAAGCTTCCCGCTCCACGGGCAGAAGAACGTCGTCACCGTGAAGGCCCAGATCAACGGCGTGCCCGGGGTGTTCATTCTCGATACCGGCGCAAGCTACGTGTCCGTGAAATCCGCCTTTGCGAACCGCGCCAAGCTTCCCGACACCGGGAGCAGTGAGATCACGCTCATGACGGCCAACGGGCAGACCAAGGCCAAACTCTCCAAGGCCGACAAGGTCGGGCTCGGCAAGCTTGAGGCAACCAACGTCCCCATCGCGATTCAGAACACCGACGACAAAAGCTATGGCGCCGGCGTCGACGGCCTGCTCGGCATGAGCTTCCTGTCGCGGTTTGAGGTTCAGATGGCCGGTGGATTCATCGAGATCCGCACCCGCCAGCCGAAGAAGTAA
- a CDS encoding ABC transporter ATP-binding protein, translating into MSDLLAIDSLRAGYGEAVVLPNMSLRLAEGNVLALLGRNGTGKTTLINSIVGVTRRFSGSVGLAGIDVTSLRPDQRARAGIGWVPQERNIFRSLTVEENMTAVAQPGPWTVEKVYEMFPRLKERRSNFGNQLSGGEQQMLAIGRALTLNPKVLLLDEPTEGLAPIIVEELLKAIGTITRAGGICSIIVEQNAQKILGLADRVVILERGTIVHDAPSAALKADPSVLERHLGVAGAAAH; encoded by the coding sequence ATGTCTGACCTGCTCGCAATCGACTCCTTGCGCGCCGGCTACGGCGAGGCGGTGGTGCTGCCCAACATGTCCCTGCGCCTTGCCGAGGGGAACGTGCTGGCGCTGCTGGGCCGCAACGGCACCGGCAAGACCACGCTGATCAACTCCATCGTCGGCGTCACCCGACGCTTTTCCGGCTCGGTCGGGCTCGCCGGCATCGACGTCACCTCGCTGCGGCCCGACCAGCGCGCGCGCGCCGGCATCGGCTGGGTGCCGCAGGAGCGCAACATCTTCCGCTCGCTCACGGTGGAAGAGAACATGACCGCCGTGGCCCAGCCCGGCCCATGGACGGTCGAGAAGGTCTACGAGATGTTTCCGCGGCTGAAGGAGCGGCGGAGCAATTTTGGCAACCAGCTCTCCGGTGGCGAGCAGCAGATGCTGGCGATTGGCCGCGCGCTGACCCTCAATCCCAAGGTCCTGTTGCTGGATGAGCCGACCGAGGGGCTTGCGCCCATCATCGTCGAGGAGCTTCTGAAGGCGATCGGGACCATCACCCGGGCCGGCGGCATCTGCTCGATCATCGTCGAGCAGAACGCGCAAAAGATTCTGGGGCTTGCCGACCGCGTTGTGATATTGGAGCGCGGAACGATCGTCCACGACGCCCCGAGCGCCGCGCTGAAGGCCGACCCGTCGGTCCTCGAGCGCCATCTCGGCGTCGCCGGGGCGGCCGCCCATTAG
- a CDS encoding caspase family protein: protein MRRLLVILSLLATAVWSAPCLAQSRSQLGPLCTTDTTPADQQIDACNKIIALKVFKGGQLATVYFWRAVGWNKKGDYAKVITDATEAIRLEPSQAVYNLRGSAYFDKGEYDIAIADFDDALKLGPPGGTIFHNRGNAYQGKKDYAKAIADFDAAIKADPKSTFSYQNRGACKEALGDLDGALADINQAIRIDPSLSQPLVHRTTIWRAKGELDRAIADGSEAIRLAKDKPPVNIMTPPNSVLISAYTFRGLAYEARGDYAHAKEDYKGALGVTASDAGSKSNQATAKVRLSLLSDATVPTPRDAPTSTAQQTTAPAGQQASTTPAPSPAPAGRGKRMPLIIGNGAYAHVKALPNPPNDARAVAKSLRDIGFAVSEGIDLDRAAMQKMTRDFLRDAARAQVAVVYYAGHGVQIDGRNYLIPIDVGLKAGANMTEAMIDMDTIMAGLDDQVRTNILIFDACRNNPMAPQVAAAGANRGIEGASGLAAPTSLGAGATLGAGTLIAFATAPGQVALDGEGANSPFSSALSRHLGTPGLEVQQMLTRVRAEVVSSTKNKQVPWSNSSLLGEVYLAEK, encoded by the coding sequence TTGCGCCGCCTGCTCGTCATCCTCTCCCTGCTCGCCACGGCCGTGTGGTCCGCACCCTGCCTTGCGCAGTCGCGCAGCCAGCTCGGTCCGCTCTGCACCACCGACACCACGCCGGCCGACCAGCAGATCGACGCCTGCAACAAGATCATCGCGCTGAAGGTGTTCAAGGGCGGCCAGCTCGCCACCGTCTATTTCTGGCGCGCGGTGGGCTGGAACAAGAAGGGCGACTACGCGAAGGTCATCACGGATGCGACCGAAGCCATCAGGCTTGAGCCGAGCCAGGCGGTCTACAACCTGCGCGGCTCGGCCTATTTCGACAAAGGCGAGTACGACATCGCGATCGCCGATTTCGACGACGCTCTGAAGCTCGGGCCGCCGGGCGGAACCATCTTCCACAACCGCGGCAATGCCTATCAGGGCAAGAAGGACTACGCCAAGGCGATTGCCGATTTCGATGCTGCGATCAAGGCCGACCCGAAATCGACCTTCTCCTACCAGAACCGCGGCGCCTGCAAGGAGGCGCTCGGCGACCTTGACGGCGCGCTCGCCGACATCAACCAGGCCATCCGCATCGACCCGAGCCTGTCGCAGCCGCTGGTGCACCGGACCACGATCTGGCGCGCCAAGGGCGAGCTCGACCGCGCCATCGCCGACGGCAGCGAAGCGATCCGGCTCGCCAAGGACAAGCCGCCGGTCAACATCATGACGCCGCCGAACAGCGTGCTGATCTCGGCCTACACGTTCCGCGGGCTCGCCTACGAGGCCAGGGGCGACTACGCGCACGCCAAGGAAGACTACAAGGGCGCGCTCGGCGTCACGGCGTCTGACGCCGGCAGCAAGTCCAACCAGGCGACGGCGAAGGTGCGGCTGTCGCTGCTATCCGACGCAACCGTGCCGACGCCGCGCGATGCGCCGACCTCGACGGCGCAGCAGACGACGGCGCCTGCAGGGCAGCAAGCGAGCACGACGCCTGCGCCCTCGCCTGCTCCGGCGGGCCGCGGCAAGCGCATGCCGCTGATCATCGGCAACGGCGCCTATGCTCACGTCAAGGCGCTGCCTAATCCGCCCAACGATGCGCGCGCAGTCGCAAAGAGCCTGCGCGACATCGGCTTCGCGGTGTCGGAGGGCATCGACCTCGACCGCGCGGCGATGCAGAAGATGACGCGCGACTTCCTGCGCGATGCGGCGCGGGCGCAGGTCGCGGTGGTCTACTACGCCGGCCACGGCGTGCAGATCGACGGCCGCAACTATCTCATTCCGATCGACGTCGGGCTGAAGGCAGGCGCCAACATGACGGAGGCGATGATCGATATGGACACGATCATGGCCGGCCTCGACGATCAGGTCCGCACCAACATCCTGATCTTCGATGCCTGCCGCAACAACCCGATGGCGCCGCAGGTGGCTGCCGCCGGCGCCAATCGCGGCATCGAAGGCGCCTCGGGTCTCGCAGCGCCGACCAGTCTCGGCGCGGGCGCGACGTTGGGGGCCGGCACGCTGATCGCATTCGCCACGGCGCCGGGCCAGGTTGCGCTCGATGGCGAAGGCGCCAATTCGCCGTTCTCGTCCGCGCTTTCCCGCCATCTCGGCACGCCGGGGCTCGAGGTGCAGCAGATGCTGACGCGCGTGCGCGCCGAGGTCGTCTCGTCGACCAAGAACAAGCAGGTGCCGTGGTCGAACTCGTCTCTGCTGGGCGAGGTTTATCTGGCGGAGAAGTGA
- a CDS encoding ABC transporter ATP-binding protein has protein sequence MTIALETQNLEKQFGGLRVTRDLSLKIEQGARHALIGPNGAGKTTVINQLTGVLKPNSGRILLEGQDITDLPVHKRVLRGLSRTFQINQLYPDLTPLETIGLAVSERLGHGGDWWRRMGTRDDVNGEIAELLKHFHLLDVMNEQTVTLPYGKQRLLEIAVAIAAKPRVLLLDEPAAGVPESERHDILAVVAALPRDVTVLLIEHDMDLVFSFADRISVLVSGALLTEGPPDQVARDPQVKAVYLGEEAVNV, from the coding sequence ATGACCATCGCGCTCGAAACCCAAAATCTCGAAAAGCAGTTCGGCGGCCTGCGCGTGACGCGCGACCTGTCGCTCAAGATCGAGCAGGGCGCTCGCCACGCCTTGATCGGTCCGAACGGCGCCGGCAAGACCACGGTGATCAACCAGCTCACCGGCGTGCTCAAGCCGAACTCGGGGCGCATCCTGCTTGAAGGCCAGGACATCACCGATCTGCCCGTGCACAAGCGCGTGCTGCGGGGCCTGTCGCGCACCTTCCAGATCAACCAGCTCTATCCCGACCTGACGCCACTCGAAACCATTGGGCTAGCGGTCTCCGAACGCCTCGGTCATGGCGGCGACTGGTGGCGGCGGATGGGCACCCGTGACGACGTCAATGGCGAGATCGCCGAGCTCCTCAAGCACTTCCATTTGCTCGACGTCATGAACGAGCAGACCGTGACGCTGCCTTACGGCAAGCAGCGCCTGCTCGAGATCGCGGTCGCGATCGCTGCCAAGCCGCGCGTGCTGTTGCTGGATGAGCCCGCCGCCGGCGTGCCCGAAAGCGAGCGCCACGACATCCTGGCCGTGGTCGCAGCGCTGCCCCGCGACGTCACCGTGCTCCTGATCGAGCATGACATGGATCTCGTCTTCTCCTTCGCCGACCGCATCTCGGTGCTGGTTTCGGGCGCGCTGCTCACCGAGGGCCCGCCCGACCAGGTCGCGCGCGATCCGCAGGTCAAGGCCGTCTATCTCGGCGAGGAGGCGGTCAATGTCTGA
- a CDS encoding branched-chain amino acid ABC transporter permease: protein MNAASDVGYHAQRHARWHYGEVAFWLIVLACGFVFPSRYLIMTDIVRLALFAMSLDLILGYAGIVSLGHAAFFGVGAYGAGLLALHGIINEPVIALVVAGLAAMVLGFATSFLVIRGVDLTRLMVTLGIALLLEALAERFSNVTGGTDGLQGIEMQPIFGTLAFDMFGKTGFFYSVAVLFVLFLLARRIVHSPFGLSLRAIKNNPLRAAAIGIPVNRRLIAIYTLAAFYAGIAGALFTQTTAIASLDVFAFERSADLMLVLVIGGTGYLYGGLIGAVIFRMLQEWFSTITPQYWQFWIGLVLVVIVLVGRQRLHRWVLFVPNLIIKQIAGRKAVVAVPEGDA from the coding sequence ATGAACGCTGCATCCGACGTCGGTTATCACGCCCAGCGACATGCGCGCTGGCACTATGGCGAAGTTGCCTTCTGGCTCATCGTGCTGGCCTGCGGCTTCGTGTTTCCCTCGCGTTACCTGATCATGACCGACATCGTGCGGCTTGCGCTGTTTGCGATGTCGCTCGATCTGATCCTTGGCTATGCCGGCATCGTCTCTCTCGGTCATGCCGCCTTCTTCGGCGTCGGGGCCTATGGCGCGGGGCTTCTTGCGCTGCACGGGATCATCAACGAGCCCGTGATCGCGCTCGTTGTCGCCGGTCTTGCGGCGATGGTGCTGGGGTTTGCCACCAGCTTCCTCGTCATCCGCGGCGTCGACCTGACCCGTCTCATGGTGACGCTCGGCATCGCGCTGCTGCTTGAAGCGCTCGCCGAACGCTTCTCCAACGTCACAGGCGGCACCGACGGCCTGCAAGGCATCGAGATGCAGCCGATCTTCGGAACGCTTGCCTTCGACATGTTCGGCAAGACAGGATTCTTCTATTCGGTCGCCGTCCTGTTTGTTCTGTTCCTGCTCGCGCGCCGCATCGTGCATTCACCGTTCGGCCTGTCGCTGCGCGCGATCAAGAACAATCCGCTGCGGGCGGCCGCCATCGGCATCCCCGTCAACCGCCGCCTGATCGCGATCTACACGCTCGCCGCGTTCTATGCGGGGATTGCGGGCGCGCTGTTCACCCAGACCACGGCGATCGCCTCGCTCGACGTGTTCGCCTTCGAGCGCTCCGCCGATCTGATGCTGGTGCTCGTCATCGGCGGCACCGGCTATCTCTATGGCGGGCTGATCGGCGCGGTCATATTCCGCATGCTCCAGGAATGGTTCTCGACCATCACCCCGCAATACTGGCAGTTCTGGATCGGCCTCGTGCTGGTCGTGATCGTGCTGGTCGGCCGCCAGCGGCTGCACCGCTGGGTGCTCTTCGTGCCGAACCTGATCATCAAGCAGATTGCCGGTCGCAAGGCGGTCGTCGCCGTGCCGGAGGGCGACGCATGA